A genomic stretch from Staphylococcus succinus includes:
- a CDS encoding ArsR/SmtB family transcription factor has protein sequence MSYENACDVICVHEDKVNNALSFLEDDKSKKLLNILEKICDEKKLKIILSLIKEDELCVCDISLILKMSVASTSHHLRLLYKNEVLDFYKDGKMAYYFIKDDEIREFFSKNQEGF, from the coding sequence ATGAGTTATGAAAATGCTTGTGATGTGATCTGTGTACATGAGGATAAAGTTAACAATGCTTTAAGTTTTTTAGAAGATGATAAATCTAAGAAATTACTTAACATTTTAGAAAAAATTTGTGATGAGAAGAAATTGAAAATCATATTATCTTTGATTAAAGAAGATGAGTTGTGTGTTTGTGATATTTCTTTGATATTGAAAATGAGTGTTGCTTCAACTTCACATCATTTAAGGCTTTTATATAAAAATGAGGTACTTGATTTTTATAAAGATGGAAAGATGGCATATTATTTTATTAAAGACGATGAAATAAGAGAGTTTTTCTCTAAAAATCAGGAGGGTTTTTGA
- a CDS encoding 2,3-butanediol dehydrogenase yields MKAAVWYGQKDVRIEDRKSKELQDNEVKVKVSWAGICGTDLHEYLEGPIFISTDKPDPLLGQKAPVTLGHEFAGVVDDIGSKVTKFNKGDRVVINPTVSNHEKEENIDLYDGYSFIGLGSDGGFAELTNAPEENVYKLPDNVSDKEGALVEPMAVAVQAIKEGEVLFGDTVAIFGAGPIGLLTVIAAKAAGASKIFVFDLSEERLNKAKAIGATHTINSGESDPSDVINKHTDNGVDVAFEVAGVAPTLKSAIDVTKARGTVVIVSIFGHPIEWNPMQLTNTGVKLTSTIAYTPTTFQQTIDLINEGNLKVKDVVTDEIELDDIVESGFKQLVNDKSQAKILVKL; encoded by the coding sequence ATGAAAGCAGCAGTTTGGTATGGTCAAAAAGATGTACGAATTGAAGACCGAAAATCAAAAGAGTTACAAGATAATGAAGTTAAAGTTAAAGTGTCTTGGGCTGGGATTTGTGGTACAGATTTACATGAATACTTAGAAGGGCCTATATTTATTTCCACAGACAAACCAGACCCGTTACTTGGTCAAAAAGCGCCCGTTACATTAGGCCACGAATTTGCAGGCGTAGTAGATGATATTGGTTCTAAGGTTACAAAATTTAATAAAGGCGATCGTGTTGTCATTAATCCTACAGTTTCAAATCATGAAAAAGAAGAAAATATTGATCTTTATGATGGTTATTCATTTATAGGTTTAGGTTCTGATGGTGGATTTGCAGAACTTACAAACGCCCCAGAAGAGAATGTTTATAAATTACCAGATAACGTTTCTGATAAAGAAGGAGCCCTTGTAGAACCGATGGCTGTTGCAGTTCAAGCAATTAAAGAAGGTGAAGTTCTATTTGGCGACACTGTTGCTATTTTTGGTGCAGGGCCAATCGGTTTGTTAACAGTCATAGCAGCTAAAGCTGCAGGTGCAAGTAAGATATTTGTTTTTGATTTATCAGAAGAAAGATTGAATAAAGCTAAAGCGATTGGTGCTACTCATACTATAAATTCTGGTGAATCAGATCCAAGTGATGTTATTAATAAACATACAGATAATGGAGTTGATGTAGCATTTGAAGTAGCTGGTGTAGCACCAACACTTAAATCTGCTATAGACGTTACTAAAGCAAGAGGTACTGTCGTTATAGTGTCTATATTTGGTCATCCTATTGAATGGAATCCAATGCAATTAACAAATACAGGTGTAAAGCTCACTTCGACAATTGCTTATACACCTACTACATTTCAACAAACAATAGATTTAATTAACGAAGGTAATTTAAAAGTTAAAGATGTCGTTACTGATGAGATAGAGTTAGATGATATTGTGGAGTCAGG
- a CDS encoding type I toxin-antitoxin system Fst family toxin — protein MDFLFVTVIAPVITGCIVACFTYWLNQRNK, from the coding sequence GTGGACTTTTTATTCGTAACGGTTATTGCACCTGTGATAACTGGATGTATTGTAGCTTGTTTTACCTATTGGTTAAACCAACGCAATAAATAG
- the cadD gene encoding cadmium resistance transporter CadD: protein MIQTVVTAAVLYIATAVDLLVILLIFFARAKTRKEYRDIYVGQYLGSIILILVSLFLAFVLNYVPEKWILGLLGLIPIYLGIKVAIYDDCEGEKRAKKELNEKGLSKLVGTVAIVTIASCGADNIGLFVPYFVTLSVTNLLITLFVFLILIFFLVFTAQKLANIPGVGEIVEKFSRWIMAVIYIALGLFIIIENDTIQTILGFIF, encoded by the coding sequence ATGATTCAAACGGTTGTTACTGCTGCTGTTCTTTATATTGCTACAGCAGTTGATTTATTAGTAATTTTATTAATATTTTTTGCTAGAGCAAAGACTAGAAAAGAATATAGAGATATTTATGTTGGTCAATATTTAGGGTCTATTATTTTAATATTAGTTAGTTTGTTTTTAGCTTTTGTATTAAATTATGTTCCAGAGAAGTGGATATTAGGTTTATTGGGTTTAATACCAATTTATCTTGGAATTAAAGTGGCTATTTATGATGATTGTGAAGGAGAAAAGAGAGCTAAAAAAGAATTGAATGAAAAAGGATTGTCTAAATTAGTTGGTACGGTTGCAATTGTTACGATAGCAAGTTGTGGTGCTGATAATATTGGTTTATTTGTTCCGTATTTTGTGACATTAAGTGTTACTAATTTATTAATTACTCTGTTTGTCTTTTTAATTTTAATTTTCTTCTTGGTATTTACTGCACAAAAATTAGCTAATATTCCAGGAGTTGGAGAAATTGTTGAGAAATTTAGTCGTTGGATTATGGCTGTTATTTATATAGCTTTAGGTTTATTTATTATTATTGAAAATGACACTATTCAAACAATTTTAGGATTTATATTTTAA